The following proteins are co-located in the Deltaproteobacteria bacterium genome:
- a CDS encoding ABC transporter ATP-binding protein, with amino-acid sequence MIRLERLQKTYGALVAVDDLSLEVEPGCVFGFLGRNGAGKTTTIRMMVGLLEPTAGTAVLGGHDIRRAPEAAKAVTGYLPDHPFLYDKLTALEFLRFVGGLYGLGGAEAGRRARLLLEEFGLGRMAGELTETLSQGMRQRLALAAALVHRPRVLVLDEPMVGLDPEGTLELRHLVRRLAGDGVTIFLSTHSLAVAEELCGRIGIIDRGRLVIVGTLDDLRARAGSNDGSSPSLETVFLDILHAGGDGRA; translated from the coding sequence GTGATCCGGCTCGAGCGGCTGCAGAAGACCTACGGCGCGCTCGTCGCCGTCGACGACCTGAGCCTCGAGGTCGAGCCCGGCTGCGTCTTCGGCTTCCTCGGGCGCAACGGCGCCGGCAAGACGACGACGATCCGCATGATGGTGGGCCTCCTCGAGCCGACGGCGGGGACGGCCGTCCTGGGCGGACACGACATCCGCCGGGCGCCGGAGGCCGCCAAAGCGGTGACGGGCTACCTGCCGGATCATCCCTTCCTCTATGACAAGCTCACCGCGCTCGAGTTTCTGCGCTTCGTCGGCGGCCTCTACGGCCTCGGCGGGGCGGAGGCGGGACGGCGCGCCCGACTGCTGCTCGAGGAGTTCGGGCTCGGCCGGATGGCGGGCGAGCTCACGGAGACGCTCTCGCAGGGCATGCGGCAGCGGCTCGCTCTCGCGGCGGCCCTCGTGCACCGCCCGCGCGTCCTGGTCCTCGACGAGCCCATGGTGGGACTCGACCCCGAGGGCACGCTCGAGCTGCGACACCTCGTCCGCCGCCTCGCGGGCGACGGCGTCACGATCTTCCTGTCCACGCACAGCCTGGCCGTGGCCGAGGAGCTGTGCGGCCGCATCGGCATCATCGACCGCGGCCGCCTGGTCATCGTGGGAACGCTCGACGATCTGCGGGCGCGCGCCGGGTCCAATGACGGCTCGTCCCCGTCGCTCGAGACGGTCTTCCTCGACATCCTGCACGCCGGGGGCGATGGCCGCGCATGA
- a CDS encoding transglutaminase domain-containing protein, with amino-acid sequence MKHPLTIAVLVCWLTMLALLVRKQASPPATDLAMLQPSAAEAGSAPPREEWLGIYQGERKIGYARRSVAPTAGGYQVRDESTLALAMLGTPQRLTTSLAAETDQRFGLRSFRFALVSPAATFTAGGTSDGRRLVVRYGAGDRLDTLAVPLEGPIYLATTFRPRIAAARPAPGTRYSHTVFSPLTLRSEPVTTVVEGRETIDGIETLRVDEEQQGLRTHVWLADDGRAVREEAMLGLVLRAEPRDTALRGLDTAAPLDLATVARIPLRGTIANARETTALTLRVSGPALGSVPDDPPRQRMRAGRLRIVREAAPGPGSPPPGPAEELYVAPSPFIESDDPTIVARARAIVGDERDPVRRAERLLHWVATSLTREPSATVPSAREVLRVRRGDCNEHAVLLTALARAAGIPARMIAGAVYLDGDFLYHAWSELWLGRWVSADAVFDQMPVDATHVKLLEGGPERHLGLAGLVGQLSFATPEAGT; translated from the coding sequence GTGAAACATCCCCTCACCATCGCCGTCCTCGTCTGCTGGCTCACGATGCTCGCGCTCCTGGTGCGCAAGCAGGCGTCGCCCCCGGCCACCGATCTGGCCATGCTTCAGCCCTCCGCCGCCGAAGCGGGATCGGCACCGCCCCGCGAGGAGTGGCTCGGCATCTACCAGGGCGAGCGGAAGATCGGATACGCCCGCCGGTCCGTGGCGCCGACCGCCGGCGGCTACCAGGTCCGGGACGAGTCGACGCTCGCCCTCGCCATGCTCGGCACACCGCAGCGGCTGACGACGTCGCTCGCCGCCGAGACCGACCAGCGCTTCGGGCTCCGGAGCTTCCGCTTCGCGCTCGTCTCGCCCGCCGCCACCTTCACGGCCGGCGGCACGAGTGACGGCAGGCGGCTCGTCGTGCGCTACGGGGCGGGCGATCGTCTGGACACGCTCGCCGTCCCGCTCGAGGGACCCATCTACCTCGCAACCACCTTCCGGCCGCGCATCGCGGCCGCCCGACCGGCTCCGGGCACGCGCTACAGCCACACGGTCTTCAGTCCGCTCACGCTGCGGAGCGAGCCGGTCACGACCGTGGTCGAGGGACGCGAGACGATCGACGGGATCGAGACGTTGCGCGTCGACGAGGAGCAGCAAGGACTCCGCACGCACGTCTGGCTCGCCGACGACGGACGCGCGGTGCGCGAGGAGGCGATGCTCGGGCTCGTCCTCCGAGCCGAGCCACGCGACACGGCGCTCCGAGGCCTCGACACCGCCGCGCCGCTCGACCTCGCGACCGTCGCCCGCATCCCGCTCCGGGGAACGATTGCGAACGCCCGCGAGACGACGGCGCTCACGCTCCGGGTGTCCGGGCCGGCGCTCGGGTCGGTGCCGGACGACCCGCCGCGGCAGCGGATGCGCGCGGGCCGGCTCCGCATCGTGCGCGAGGCGGCGCCGGGGCCAGGATCGCCGCCGCCGGGTCCGGCCGAGGAGCTCTACGTGGCGCCGTCGCCCTTCATCGAGTCCGACGACCCGACCATCGTGGCGCGGGCCCGCGCGATCGTCGGCGACGAGCGCGACCCGGTGCGCCGGGCGGAACGTCTCCTCCACTGGGTCGCGACGAGCCTCACACGGGAGCCGAGCGCGACGGTGCCGAGCGCGCGGGAGGTGCTCCGCGTGCGGCGCGGCGACTGCAACGAGCACGCCGTCCTCCTGACCGCCCTCGCCCGCGCGGCCGGCATCCCGGCTCGCATGATAGCGGGGGCCGTGTATCTGGACGGAGACTTCCTCTACCACGCCTGGAGCGAGCTCTGGCTCGGCCGCTGGGTGAGTGCCGACGCCGTGTTCGACCAGATGCCGGTCGACGCCACCCACGTGAAGCTCCTCGAGGGAGGCCCCGAGCGGCACCTGGGCCTCGCCGGGCTGGTGGGCCAGCTGTCCTTCGCAACGCCGGAGGCAGGCACGTGA
- a CDS encoding isocitrate lyase/phosphoenolpyruvate mutase family protein, giving the protein MDRSTQRERAERFLRHHEGPDVLVVGSVWDPGSAVLFEHEGFEAIATSSAGVAFSLGYPDGERVPRDEMLAAIARVVRATRLPVSADVEMGYGRTAHEVSETCRGVLDAGAIGVNLEDATGDDDRPLVEPELQAEKIRAVRATADALGIHLVINARTDVYLLQVGEEPARFAEAVRRTNLYRQAGADCLFVPGVVDRGTIARLVREIDGPLNVLAVAGTPPVAELAAVGVRRVSQGSGPARAALATARRVARELRTRGTYTSYTAEAISYADANRLFERGGAPRASS; this is encoded by the coding sequence ATGGACAGGTCGACCCAGCGCGAACGTGCCGAACGGTTCCTCCGCCATCACGAGGGCCCGGACGTCCTCGTCGTCGGCAGCGTCTGGGATCCCGGCAGCGCCGTCCTCTTCGAGCACGAGGGGTTCGAGGCGATCGCGACCTCGAGCGCCGGCGTCGCCTTCAGCCTGGGCTACCCCGACGGTGAGCGCGTCCCGCGCGACGAGATGCTCGCCGCGATCGCGCGCGTCGTGCGAGCGACGCGACTTCCGGTGAGCGCGGACGTCGAGATGGGCTATGGGCGGACGGCGCATGAGGTCAGCGAGACCTGCCGCGGCGTGCTCGACGCCGGGGCGATCGGCGTGAACCTCGAAGACGCGACCGGTGACGACGACCGGCCGCTCGTCGAACCGGAGCTCCAGGCCGAGAAGATCCGTGCCGTCCGCGCGACGGCCGATGCGCTCGGCATCCATCTCGTCATCAATGCGCGCACCGACGTCTACCTGCTCCAGGTCGGCGAGGAGCCCGCTCGCTTCGCCGAGGCAGTCCGCCGGACGAACCTCTACCGCCAGGCCGGCGCGGACTGCCTGTTCGTTCCGGGCGTGGTGGACCGTGGGACGATCGCGCGACTCGTACGCGAGATCGACGGCCCGCTCAACGTGCTCGCCGTTGCGGGCACTCCGCCCGTCGCCGAGCTCGCGGCGGTGGGCGTGCGGCGGGTCTCACAGGGATCGGGTCCCGCACGGGCCGCGCTCGCGACCGCGCGCCGCGTCGCGCGAGAGCTGCGCACTCGCGGCACGTACACAAGCTACACCGCCGAGGCTATCTCCTATGCGGACGCGAATCGGCTCTTCGAGCGCGGAGGGGCGCCGCGAGCGTCGAGCTAG
- a CDS encoding site-2 protease family protein: MAEQTLSERDRHLRNLGAVAEHLFTQQAQASPAPAREGQVATRLRRWGAPGVLLAVLLGKLKWLLVAAKFLKLSTLLSMLLMVGVYGTIWGIPFAVGFVLLIFVHELGHALVMRQQGIPAGPPVFIPFVGAVIAMRGLPRDAYVEAVVAIGGPLLGSLGAAVCLAAAVTTGERFWYALASTGFLINLFNLIPLYPLDGGRIIGAISRWLWLVGAAVGVTVFLITQSPLMLLVLLFGLLNVGQLRRGPAADYYRIPAARRIAIGTAYLGLVVALVCASTWTEQALRGLPAAAAQAAALVALGATAARSSAERV; the protein is encoded by the coding sequence GTGGCCGAGCAGACTCTGTCGGAGCGCGATCGGCACCTGCGCAACCTGGGCGCGGTCGCCGAGCACCTCTTCACGCAGCAGGCTCAGGCATCCCCCGCGCCCGCGCGCGAGGGACAGGTGGCGACCCGACTCCGGCGCTGGGGGGCGCCGGGCGTACTGCTCGCGGTCCTGCTCGGCAAGCTCAAGTGGCTCCTGGTCGCGGCCAAGTTCCTCAAGCTGAGCACGCTGCTCAGCATGCTGCTCATGGTCGGGGTCTACGGCACGATTTGGGGGATACCGTTCGCAGTCGGGTTCGTGCTCCTCATCTTCGTCCACGAGCTGGGACACGCCCTGGTGATGCGTCAGCAAGGCATCCCCGCCGGGCCGCCCGTGTTCATCCCGTTCGTGGGGGCCGTGATCGCGATGCGCGGCCTGCCGCGCGACGCCTACGTCGAGGCGGTGGTGGCGATCGGCGGCCCGCTGCTAGGCTCGCTCGGCGCCGCCGTGTGCCTCGCCGCCGCCGTGACGACCGGCGAGCGCTTCTGGTACGCGCTCGCCTCGACCGGCTTCCTGATCAACCTGTTCAACCTGATCCCGCTCTACCCCCTCGACGGCGGCCGGATCATCGGCGCGATCAGCCGCTGGCTGTGGCTGGTGGGCGCCGCCGTCGGCGTGACCGTGTTCCTGATCACGCAGTCGCCGCTCATGCTCCTCGTCCTGCTGTTCGGGCTGCTGAACGTGGGCCAGCTGCGGCGCGGCCCGGCCGCGGACTACTATCGCATCCCGGCCGCGCGCCGGATCGCGATCGGGACGGCCTACCTGGGGCTCGTGGTGGCGCTCGTGTGCGCCAGCACGTGGACGGAGCAGGCGCTGCGCGGTCTTCCGGCGGCCGCCGCGCAGGCGGCCGCGCTGGTGGCGCTCGGGGCTACCGCGGCACGCTCGTCCGCCGAGCGGGTGTAG